Genomic segment of Microtus ochrogaster isolate Prairie Vole_2 linkage group LG5, MicOch1.0, whole genome shotgun sequence:
CAATAACATGCCCAGTTGTAGCAGCTCGATTAGCCAATGCTTCAAAATGCTACAAGAGATTTTGATTAAATCAAATATATAGCCTAACTTTCCAATAAATCTTTTTCCTAACAGATCAAAATAATTTAAGAGTAAAAGAATAATTTGTCATAATTTACATATGATTTAGTCTCATTCAATTTTCTACAGtttcataaaaatgataaaatgacttCTAGAAGCCTGACTTACAGCCAGACATGAGACAgacatctgaaatcccagcactggggaggctacAACAGGAGGATCATGGGCTGTACTATATACAAAgatttgtctcaaataaataactaaagcCTGATATTTTAACATCTTTGACTTCAAGTAAAGCAAAACTAAAGAGAGTCATACATTCTCTTCCTCAACACAAACACGCACAAAACAGAGAACTACACAGCTCCTTTGCCTAGCTAAATCCACAGGCAAATAAAAAACACATCcaaaaagagaggggaaaaaagaagataaGCAAACCTAAAGCATTTTTAGCAGCTTTAacgaaaaaaaaattctgagctCAAATGTGAAACTCATTAGAAGACAAAAGCGCTCAGTGTCAAAAATTATGACATcaattattgttaaaaatataacagtggttaccaaaaaataacaaacaatacaGCAACTAATAGCctgaactaaaaataataataacaaggaCATCAACAAGcagaaaaaatatcaaagagtCAAGAATCACCATTAGCGAAATATAGCTTTGCAAACCACTCCTAAAAATGTAAAGTtacagtcaggcggtggtggtgcatgtctttaatcccagcatataagaggcagaggcaggagaatctatatgagtatgaggccagcctgatctacagggtgatttctagggcaggctccaaagctacacaaagaaaccctgtctcaaaaaaaaaaaccaaaaaaaaaaaggaaggaaggaaggaaggaaggaagttacacaaatagaaaataattcacacacacaaaaaaaaaaaaaactaaaaattacctTAGTTCCCTTTTTAACATATTTGGCATTATCCTTTTCAATGTCATGCCAGGATCTTATTGGTGTCTTTAATTCATCTCCAACCACCATCCCAGGCCCCTGGGTAGCAGGACCACCAATGAACATCATGATCCGAGCACCAGTGTTGGGGAAAGTACACTGTTGGAGAAAAGGAACTCAGTCAGAAAGTGTAAAGGATAACAAAACGCAGATACATACacttctgtctcaaacaaataactTCCCagcccacacagcagctcccaacaGCCTGCAGCTCTAGTTCCAGAGTAgaaccctcttctgccctccaaggactgctgcacacacacacacgccctcaTACAAACACACGTGGCACACAcgaactctctccctctctccctctctccctccctccctccctccctccccataaataataataatgaattaaagaaaaagacatcctTCTCCAAGTCTAACCAGTAAGTATAGTCCTCACACCCTCATCAAGGAAGCCTCTCTTTGCAACAgggaaaccattacagaaaaccacaaccaaagaaaaaacagagTGGAAGAGCACAGTCCATCTGAAACAtcacaacacaactcctgcacctgaGGCTCAGGAATCATTGCAGACGGAGGAGAAGCTTTAACCAGtctgaggaacaggaagtttgctgtaagactgtgtctcctagaaatgtcagagaagctataCCCAATGAAATCTCACCAACACccacacctctgacctctgcgggCACCTGTACTcagatgtacacacatgcacacagatatacagacacgcacacacacacacataatttaaaatagcaaaaataaattcctttttaaaaataatatggacTGGATTTGGAGAGCTTCTGGATAGCTGAACCCATGCCGCTTTCTAGAGTGTGGCGTGTAGAAGGGACATGCCCTTTCTCTGATATCTCAACCGTATGTATTTTTTCTATCAGGGTGTGGCTTTTGTAACACTCTATAAGTAAAGTAAAAGGTTTCTCTAAGTTCTCTGAGCCAGACACTATAGCATTAATCAAACCTGAAGAAAACCCAACTCATAGAAGTACAATTAACAACCACTACTTGTAGCTGGTATTTGAAGTGAACAGCAGGTTCATAGAACCAAGCCCTTAATCTGTGAGAACTAATGCTACTTCTAGTAAATAGATATGCAGCTAGCTTCTGCCCCAGAACTGCCTGAGATGTGGAGCTTAACAAACAGTACTGTACAGCAATTATTGAATGAGAGAAGAGCCATGCAGGGTGGTGCACAGCGATAGTCCTACATTCAGAAGTCTAAGGAAGGAGGATGCCGTAGTTCAAGTGCAGCACTAactgaactacatagcaagacagaagaaaggatgaCAAAGATGAAGGcggagcaaggaagaagaaaaagatgaaaagaagaaaaggaggagagaaaaataaagggacACTCACACCAACCACCACCATGGTGTTCGGCTCACAACTTTACTACtccgcatgtgcacacacgcacacacgcagacTCTTACATTTCAAAACTACATTTTCATCATTACTACCTCAAGTAGTCCTACAGCTATAGAAAGTGCCACTCCTGAGGAACGCAAAGGTCTCTTTCCTTGTGGTACAGGCCAAGGATCTCGCTGAAGCTCTCCCAGAAGATCCGTGAGATTCATGTCTATTTTCTGTACTGGTTGTAAGAATctgcaaaacaacaataaaccaaAAGCTATTTACAagtgtgataatttttttttttttgagacagggtttctctgtagctttggagcctgtcctggaactagctctggtagaccaggctggcttcaaactcacagagatccgcctgcctctgcctcccaagtgctgggattagaggtgtgcaccatcaccgcccagcttcaaGTGTGATATCTTAAAAACTTTtcctaaaaacagagaaaaatatttgatgcACAGCAGACCAGCAGTTCACAATTTTCTGTGAGCAGCAGAACGCACTGGAGTGTCTCTTCAAAAGCAGTTGCTATTGGGGAGCTAGCTCAGTCAGAAAAGGGCTTATCTAGCAGGTAGGAAACCCTAGGCTGGATCCAAGGaagtgggggaaagagaagactgaggaagagaaggaggcaagaggagagggagaaagaaatgagtcaggcatgatggtatatgcctgttatcccagcactaagaaggtggaggcaggaggatcaggagatcaAACTCACTAATGCATAGGAAACTGTCTCCAGAGAAAGTGGGGGAGAGCTATTACTAGGTGCCATACTATAGTCTGTTTTTCACTTCCAGTTGTATTACTGCTACAAACTAAGGAATACAATTGCTATCAATTTCATTTAAAGTTTTAAGGTTACCAACATAGAAGACACATCAACACATCTATCAATTTTAATAACAGCACCTCTGGTTAGAAGGTTATAGGAAAGCTACCCATAAAGACAAAATTAGAAGTTTTTGAGGCCCTATTTTTATATAGCTGCCTTCAAACCACATAAGGTTttatgaacttaaaaataaagaaaaagaaacatatcaAAACTAAACTCCTAACatcataataataaagaaatgaatcatTTCAGTAAAAAAGAAAGTGCCTCAAAAaactatagtttttaaaaattatatattactgCAATCTATTTATATCCCTGACAATACTAAATATTATAGTATCACCTAATGTCTTTGTTCAAGTTGAGGGCATgatgtttgttttagtttttcaagacagggtttctctgtataatcttggctgtcctggaactcactctgtagatcaggctgacctcacaaagatctgcttgcctctgcctcccaagtgctggtattaaaggtgtgagccaccactgcccaggcaaAAGCATGATGTGTTTAAGTACCTACTTGAATTATAAAATTCTGTTACCATATTAATTACCTATTGGAAGGAGGTGGCTGCTGGACCTGAGGACCACGTGTGGCTTGAGTTACGGGTACTTTCGAGAGTCCCAGCATTTCCTGTAAAGAGATGTGAATTCAGTGAGATCAGTTTATTTACTTCAACAATATTTGTCAACTTCTTAAGATGTTCACGGTGCTACACTACAAATTAGGAACACAAAATAAGCATAAGGTCTCTTTCCCCAGAAGGCAAACAGTCTAGCTATGGAGACTGAGCTCCTTCAGTAGAAAGTCACCAGGAGAGAGCGAATGCAAGGTATTCAGGAGTACTTCTTACCTAATGCAGTCAAAGTACATTAATGGTTAacttaaatgtctttcttcttaACTTATACGCATTTATCCTTTTCAGCAACTATTACCTTAAATATGAACTCTATAGCAGGAATATagtagtttaaataaaaataatctctgcTCTCATAGTAGTTAAAATCtagaaaaaattatattattaataaagtaGTTTAAAATcctaagaagaagaaaggaatgaagctATCCGATACAGCAGTcttagcagcagcagcatgagGAAGCACAtagggactggagacatggctcggCAGCTAAGAACCTTGCAGCTGCTGCAGAAAACCAGAGTTTGATCAGCACTTCTATCGCCCTCACATCAGCCTACCAGTCTTTCACAGCCTGCaaccccagttctagggaatccaatgcccttttctgtctttgcaagcacctgcactcatgtgccaGGCAGTAGtagtttacacctttaatcccagcactcaggaggcagaggcaggtgaatctctgtgagttcgaggccagcctggtctacagagcgagacATTGTAGTCAAGAAGAGTGTTTATGACTTAGGAAAAGATTTGCCTCAAAAGCATGAAGATCTGTGTCAATCGCAGAATGAATTAAACAATCTGGGTGAGCAGGTAGTGgtgggcacatctttaatcccagcacttgggaggcagaagcaggcagatctctgtgagtttaaggccagtctggtgtacaaagcgagtttcaggacaggctccaaagccacagagaaaccctgtctcaaaaaaacaaaacaaacaaaagaatctgggtgtagtggtgcaaacctttaatccacTACTTGAGTGACAGAGACCTGGGGCTTAATGGTCAGCCAGCCTCACCTAACCATCAGGTTCCAGGCAAAGGGGAGggcctgtctccaaaataaacaaaatataaaaatagagggTGCCTGATGAATAACAATGCCTTAGGTTGTCCtaagacctacacacacacacacacacacacacacacacacacacacacctgcatatacACAATCACTAACTAAACAATGCACAGAGTGACATCCTAATAAGAGcacacaatgaaattttaataaagccATTTACAGAAATGGAACAGGTTATATATGTGGGTATGAAGAGATATCAAAGACAcactataaaaagtaaaaagtcttCAATTTTTATGACAGCTAAAttatataagaaacaaaattgaAGTCAATACTAAAGTTAAAGCCTTGTCATAGtgcaattataataaaatgatctCATCATGTTTCTTAAAAATGCATGCATCTAGAAAGTATTAACATACATAGTACACAAAGAATTGGGTGAGCACTCCCATTCTCACTCACCTGCAGCTGTTTGGCAGACAAATCCTTTGTTCCCCTGAAGACATAGCTTTTTGAAATGCCTTCACATCCAAGTTCATGAACCTGCACCATTCTCCCAAAAGTAATAAGTCCAACCAAAGCTGTAGGTGGCAAAAGACTCAATGACATCTGCATGGATTCCTTCAGAGCTTGTAAATCTTCATCTTCTATGCAAGTATCAACCACATAGAGAAATATCAAAGGCATCTGGGGACCacgctttaaaaaaaatgcagtaagAAATGGATTTATAAAGGTATTAACATTTTAGCACAATATTCAAGACAGTCAATCAAGAACTAATTAAAACTGCAAACAGTGaaatattaatatatgcatactctttttaattaatagagtcaccatggaaaagaaacaggttaTATATGTAGTCTAGGAGAGAGCTCTGGGACACAGCACGGAATGAAGACTGAAGTTTAAAGGGCTGACAAGGTGACACAGCAGGAAAAGCCCTTGTGGCACAAACCTGACAGACTGAGTCCAGCCCCAGAATCCTCAGTAGGAGGACAGCACTGACCTCTACCCCCAAACACAAGCTACAGCAGGCACAAACCTGTGCTGTGCACACAcgtaataaaatttttaaaatttaaatgtaaaaaattttaaagaaaaattaaacttagAAGCATATTCATGGAGATACACGCCTTTGATGCCAGAACTTAGAAGACAGTCAAGTCAAAAGGATCaacataaattcaaggccagcctggtttcacACAAAGACCCTGccttagctcagtggtagagcactgacCTAGCAAGTAcagagaggccctgggtttggtcctcagctcaGGGGTAGGGGATGATACACAATATAGCAAAacagaccaaaaaataaaataaaaaggagggtaACAGAAAGACCCTGCAAAacaatatgtgcatatacatgtatttagCTATATTTAGCTGGGTGtgttaacacacacctttaatcctggcacttggaaggtaagaagcaggcagattcctgtgagttccagaccagccagggctgtagaacaagatcctgtctcaaaacacaccaCATGCATGAGGGGTTACGTAACTACATGAAGTTTAATTTAttataagtatttattattttcaaactgaGTGTGGTAGTGCACATGCAGGACCACCAAGAATTGAAGGCCATCTTCATCTACATAGGAAACTCGAGGCCAGCATGACAGACATGAGAATATGctgtgaataataataataattttaaggtattttcAAATAATCATTTAACAACTACAAAGTTCAGGCCAGGTATGGGcacacctgtagtctcagctaCTCAGGGAGATCTCACTTAGAGCAACAAAATCAGGACAAGCTTGGTTTAATAACAAAGTGGGGTGCTagataaaaaaaacaagagataATATATATTACTTCAAAAGTATAAACCATGTACCAAGTTTTTGGTCaaaacttgaataaaaataaaataagttaaatatccTTCTACTATGAATAAAACAACATACTACTCACATGAGTGTATTTCTGAAAGTacagtcactttttaaaatgaaaaaaaaatacaatccaTTTCTGTGTTGCTCTCCTCCCCAGACAATGGCATGAACTTTTTATGTTGCCGTGCAAGGCGACAATAGGCAGAAAGCAGAAGCATACAGACCTACTGAGAGAGATGTGTGAAACTGGAATGGCATCACTTCTGCCATATTGCAATGGCCAGAGCCAACCCGAGTCCAATCTAGATTAGGACTGCAGCAGCCATATGAAGCAGGGGACATGATCCTGCCAGGAACCAGTTGGGAAACTACACTCCGGCAGTCAGTATTAGACCCAAGTCTATCACTCTCAGGAatctctctcttgttcttccaACTTACTATCTCCTACCAAGAACTTTAACGCACTCAGTGGGTCTTAACCTCATGCAAAGTTGAATCATTTAGGGATGTCTCGTTCCACTGCTTGATAACGGACTAAGTTACAGTAGTTTAATTAGTCCCCTGGGGCTTTTATCTAAGACTTAGAGTGTGTGCAAACTTGAACCCTTTAGAATATCCTCTGCTAGCTTCTGCTCATCCTATTAATTGGTACCTTGTTTGCCTCCATCCAGatgtttcttatatttaattCGCTTAACATATTCAGACTAGGAAACTATTCTAGCATTAAAATGATGCACCGAACACACccgcatttattttccatacccTTGGCTCTCTCTCAACCTGCTTTGCAGTTTTTAACGTCCTTAATTTCAATTGAACCCAGATGGAGCCTAAATTtgccaaggaagaaaaacaaagcgtGTGACAGTTTCTCCTCCTTGTTCTGTGAAGAGTCTAAAGGTAAAACACCCCCTTCCAAATCACAGATGCCAGACAAGCAGCTTAAGAATAGCAttggaaaaagtagaaaaagacaagatctcctgagtaaattgggaggatggggaccttgggggaaggtggaagcggggaggggaggaggagagcagagaaaaatgtagagctcaataaaaatcaatttaaaaaatagcattgGAGACAACCTCTAGGCAGCCCCTAACTATCCTGCTATTGTGTAATTCTTTTCTCTTGAATGGAGTGGGCTTTGATGATTTGCTTGGACAAGATATGGTAGAAAGTTCTCAGATGACATTTTTAAGATTAAGTTACAAAAAACCTCTGTTTTCCATATTTGGCATTTTCCCCCCACCATGATCCTTGTTCATCTGAGGAAAACCCATGGCTGTGTTGTGAAATGCCCTATGAAAACCCAAATGGTAAGAATCTTCCTTTGGCCAAGAGCCAACGAGGATCTCACATGTCCATGTTAAGAACTTGACATTGGAGATTCCCAATTCTGCCAATGCTCTAGGAGAGAACCTGGAAGTAGACTTTTTTTCATCAGTCTTGAGATGACTGTAAGTTCTGCCCAGCTCTGTAGTTTATAATCCTAAATCACAGAAAATGTCAGACGTTAGGTGTTTGTTGTGCTAAGTTTTGGGGAACTTGATTCTGAAGTAGCAATACAGGTGTGAAAGATTCAAAAAGGGTGTCTGGTGGTCCAGAGGACATTCAGAGAACCATCACTATTTTTGTCTCTTGTATTTGACACTTCATCCTGAGGGTGGCCTCAGTTCCGTAGTTTATGCTCAGAATGAGGTACTTGCATTCTGAGAAATACCTTGGCTTTATAATTAGAGAACCAAGGAAAGGAACCCTAGGGACAAGAGGGTGTAGGGGACTGATTCCCTCATTTTGCATGCAAACTGACAAGTCCTTACTCAGGACCCACGACTACGTGGAGCAGACCCAAAGAGTACAGCTTTGAAAAGTGACCTCCCACCTGTATTCCAGAATAGGAGCTGGAAAAGCTTTTAAGATTAGAGCTGCAGCCCactgaggagagagggaagtTGTGATCTATACCCCACTGGGGTGATCGATGGCTCAAACAGAACCAAGCCAAAGACACCTCTAGAAGACATTTAAATAGCAAAGAAACTCACCGTATTCTTGTCAACATTTCCAGGACACAAtcccaaattatttttaagaacgaaaagagccagagaaacaatCATGTACcgagaaagaaaacagtgaacaCATGCAGACCTTTGGGGGCTGAGTTGACTCAGAAGTCAGGTCACCCCTCAGAAACCTGCTTATATGTGAAACCAAACGTTCTTA
This window contains:
- the LOC101995577 gene encoding protein transport protein Sec23A-like, whose protein sequence is MPLIFLYVVDTCIEDEDLQALKESMQMSLSLLPPTALVGLITFGRMVQVHELGCEGISKSYVFRGTKDLSAKQLQEMLGLSKVPVTQATRGPQVQQPPPSNRFLQPVQKIDMNLTDLLGELQRDPWPVPQGKRPLRSSGVALSIAVGLLECTFPNTGARIMMFIGGPATQGPGMVVGDELKTPIRSWHDIEKDNAKYVKKGTKHFEALANRAATTGHVIDIYACALDQTGLLEMKCCPNLTGMQERLACPFSLPPADAIGCFLENLFHKMKPQQFPSAQLLTAKSFRFFYVTVLVAFAKLELIGKNLSHLI